From the Moorena sp. SIOASIH genome, the window TCAGTTGGGTGAAAACCTAACTGGTAAGTTAGCTGGATGAAAGAAGAATCCCCGCGTCTAATGACCGGGGAGTGTCAAAGTAAGGCATCAAAATCAGATACAACAACAGACATTGAAATGGGATTCGGGCAAAGCCCGAAGCTGCGCGATCGCATAAGCCTGTAAACCTATTACCGCTATGGGTTCAGGATTTATTCATGTCTCCTTTTCTCCGTGTATATATACGCCATTTTGGTCAAGCCACTTATCAATTAATTCATTGACAACATCGCTCATATCCCTGTCTTGCATAACACAAGCCGCTTTAAAGTTCTTT encodes:
- a CDS encoding plasmid partition protein ParG, with protein sequence MAEESIRVYLSKDKKKNFKAACVMQDRDMSDVVNELIDKWLDQNGVYIHGEKET